The Babylonia areolata isolate BAREFJ2019XMU chromosome 22, ASM4173473v1, whole genome shotgun sequence genome contains a region encoding:
- the LOC143296998 gene encoding uncharacterized protein LOC143296998 — translation MALKTSSGACTRLSKCSNSLCCESAVVVLTFVSVLAICGEMLVDFGILTVPSSQAEQQASSSSSPVAMNSTDKDLSVGSERGEDLVLVQKVFHYISLSIAALFFFEILIKLIVFRKKFLLNIWQVLDMLVVFAVVTVEVAFEIKGRIPELEACTFVVIFRLWRLPHMCNIKAKAVHRDMEQDLEVWKASKNKVEEKWRSLQAKYDKQKEKVERLEHEVMVLKREKNASQSQSSNSSSCTTTAIYDYVPKPDLTQEGFPFSEKVSDSHATAEHPTNDPLPCYITTNSEVLGEERMTRKTDRKDKEERENTKNEQDKHLQCGSSRQRVQSESESSHTCEESDRQVHVQIESGSEITDRTGLPGVDGDPGTSAVPEFRRDGMKKGSVCCYINGGFSLDGDNKLQEGDLHDEDGSRTYTSAEGIPMTDL, via the exons TGGGGCATGTACAAGGCTGAGCAAATGCTCCAACAGTTTGTGCTGTGAGTCCGCAGTAGTGGTGTTgacctttgtgtctgtgttggccatctgtggggaaatgCTCGTAGATTTTGGAATCTTGACAG TACCATCCAGCCAAGCAGAGCAGCaggcgtcatcatcgtcatcacctgtAGCCATGAATAGCACAGACAAAGACCTGTCAgttgggagtgagagaggagaggatttGGTGTTGGTTCAGAAGGTGTTTCACTacatcagtctgtccatagctgctctcttcttctttgag ATTTTGATAAAGCTGATAGTCTTCAGAAAGAAATTTCTACTCAACATTTGGCAG GTACTGGACATGCTGGTGGTGTTTGCTGTGGTGACGGTGGAGGTGGCTTTTGAGATCAAGGGTCGGATCCCAGAGTTAGAGGCCTGCACATTTGTTGTCATTTTCCGTTTATGGCGTCTGCCCCATATGTGTAACa TCAAAGCCAAAGCAGTACACCGTGACATGGAACAAGACCTGGAGGTTTGGAAAGCCAGCAAAAATAAAGTGGAAGAAAAGTGGCGCTCACTGCAAGCCAAGTATGATAAACAGAAG GAGAAAGTGGAGCGGTTGGAACATGAAGTGATGGTGctgaaaagagagaagaatgcCAGTCAGAGCCAGTCATCTAACAGCTCATCTTGCACCA caacagcCATCTATGATTACGTGCCAAAGCCAGACCTCACACAGGAAGGTTTCCCATTCAGTGAGAAAGTCTCAGACAGTCACGCCACAGCAGAACACCCTACAAATGATCCTCTGCCATGCTACATCACAACAAACTCAGAAGTACTGGGAGAGGAGAGGatgacaagaaagacagacaggaaggacaaagaggagagagaaaatacgaaaaatGAGCAAGACAAACATCTGCAGTGTGGATCCAGCAGACAGCGTGTTCAGTCAGAGAGTGAGAGTTCTCACACCTGTGAGGAATCTGATCGTCAGGTGCATGTGCagatagagagtgggagtgagatcACAGACAGAACAGGTTTACCAGGTGTTGACGGAGATCCTGGTACCAGCGCTGTTCCCGAGTTCAGGCGTGATGGCATGAAGAAGGGATCAG TGTGTTGTTACATCAACGGAGGCTTCAGTCTGGATGGGGATAACAAACTGCAGGAGGGGGATCTTCATGATGAGGATGGGTCCAGGACTTACACCAGTGCT GAGGGTATACCGATGACTGATTTGTGA
- the LOC143296980 gene encoding uncharacterized protein LOC143296980, which produces MDKDCNESSISDPAYDDETEDEALEKQSVDKSKCLENMKENSDMEQGEIVVKIEPVDYEYEDENTDVEYYERSYQSSPPKARRLTPTKKGKQPRIRRNRKSGENLCPVCNQTFPLFRDLRQHLTVGTCQSLDVESFTCGFCSTLFEDVAMYKDHHLGHLERSIFSCMACGTNFTSKRSLDRHMLVDANILNQLRVSEQAVTLPKLLCTTVVNILAESANINIGDSIKGQTSYSLVHTDNKEEREKVIEPKQIKVEVEEPGMMKECDTERDEEEDREGGQDESSLPSEMEQDGEEADGSDGGQESSQLPRPFLSSSLTDAPMTPSPLLVDDSTTSHSQNSAEDTVDTTFGVASTSSSRRKSKKPVQVQRSVPAVKEGGPLTIKLNLKAEKEQDSLLADQSAALLTSLTCPMCGDLLSDSQKLTLHIAEHEKLFPYFCTLCDANFMDVCLLEAHVTACHHDIFPSSCHSQALQCRLCGMYFKQPEALTEHIQSCRQAPSCVVCGDTFKSGPQLQQHYYSHSLEERASAEFLSCSDCGEVFVSTVQLRQHQKSHGTVQPFACEECGDTFSRKKLMERHRQVHFRQQDCKCEICGVQLLTRSGYLAHLRGHKNNESVEAEVAEKLLVMLKEATKRKQSKKGQKEREKPEGEEEKQEEQQQAIQFLKLVDDKLTTQELTPVKKPKRDVDFFKNRTHSCPFCDQNFTCPDKFQEHVGKVHKNQAHFDECDICHGKFYGKEYLQRHRKTHGKAILETYPCDQCSKVFRRKFSLETHRKVHTFKKFLPCDICGEQFRFINEVEKHKYKVHKYDRIQNLFECNLCRVKFSTLSHLNVHCRHTHRNGEGKPFKCSKCLTAFATCTELKQHIFGSHQSGPCTGQPIKQELVDSYEGSQKEGEEDQNHPLYSQVQTMVKDFVSILPHNPSDQSQDSEQVVKTEGQEKSQEDLGVETYNRLTRQKMSHPTMTKRFVCETCHKCFATKSDLRTHIRTHTGETPYKCDYCERAFKQRGHRKLHIQVAHTKEMPYKCEICHQGYPTRYRFLIHLKRHSGIKEHKCPYCNRAYYTMGKLNEHKRKNHSEEMAAEAAEKDGE; this is translated from the exons GCAGTCCCCCCAAAGCACGCCGACTGACACCCACAAAGAAAGGGAAGCAGCCACGGATCCGCCGTAACAGGAAGTCTGGAGAGAATTTGTGCCCTGTGTGCAACCAAacctttcctctctttcgtgaTCTGCGTCAGCACCTGACGGTAGGCACATGCCAGTCATTGGATGTGGAGAGCTTCACCTGTGGGTTCTGCTCAACATTGTTTGAGGATGTGGCCATGTACAAAGATCACCACCTGGGGCACTTAGAGAGGTCTATTTTCTCTTGCATGGCCTGCGGAACCAACTTCACCAGCAAACGTTCCTTGGACAGACACATGCTGGTTGACGCCAACATTCTGAATCAGCTGCGGGTCAGTGAGCAGGCAGTGACCTTGCCCAAGTTGTTGTGCACAACGGTCGTCAACATTCTGGCTGAAAGTGCTAACATCAATATCGGTGACAGTATCAAGGGGCAGACATCCTACTCGCTCGTTCACACAGACaacaaggaagagagggagaaagtcatAGAACCAAAGCAGATTAAGGTAGAAGTTGAGGAGCCAGGAATGATGAAGGAATGTGATACAGAAAGAGatgaggaagaagacagagaaggtgGCCAGGATGAATCAAGCCTGCCTTCAGAGATGGAGCAAGATGGTGAAGAAGCAGATGGCAGTGATGGAGGTCAGGAGAGCAGCCAGCTTCCCAGACCTTTCCTGTCTTCATCTCTAACTGATGCCCCAatgaccccctctcccctccttgtcGATGACTCCACCACATCACACTCCCAGAACTCGGCAGAGGACACAGTAGATACAACATTCGGTGTCGCTTCAACATCAAGTTCCAGACGCAAGTCGAAAAAACCAGTGCAGGTGCAGAGAAGTGTGCCTGCAGTGAAGGAAGGAGGCCCTCTGACCATCAAACTGAACCTCAAGGCTGAAAAGGAGCAGGACTCACTGCTGGCAG ACCAATCAGCAGCCTTGCTGACCTCGCTGACCTGCCCGATGTGTGGAGACCTGCTGTCAGACAGTCAGAAACTGACGCTGCACATTGCTGAACATGAGAAGCTCTTCCCCTACTTCTGCACCCTGTGCGATGCCAACTTCATGGATGTTTGCCTGCTGGAGGCCCATGTAACTGCCTGTCACCATGACATCTTCCCATCATCATGTCACAGTCAGGCTCTCCAGTGCCGCTTGTGTGGCATGTATTTCAAGCAGCCAGAGGCCCTAACGGAGCATATCCAGTCGTGCAGACAAGCCCCGTCATGTGTGGTGTGCGGGGACACCTTTAAGAGCGGCCCTCAGCTGCAGCAGCATTATTACAG TCACAGTCTAGAAGAAAGAGCGTCGGCAGAGTTCCTTTCATGCAGTGATTGTGGGGAAGTATTTGTCAGCACTGTCCAGCTCCGCCAGCACCAAAAGTCACACGGCACTGTGCAGCCTTTCGCATGTGAGGAGTGCGGGGATACCTTCAGCCGGAAGAAGCTGATGGAGCGACATCGCCAAGTGCACTTCCGCCAACAGGACTGCAAGTGTGAGATATGTGGCGTACAGCTTCTCACTCGCAGTGGATACCTGGCTCACTTGCGTGGCCACAAGAACAATGAAAGCGTGGAGGCAGAGGTGGCAGAGAAGCTGTTGGTGATGCTGAAAGAAGCCACAAAGCGCAAGCAGTCCAAGAAAgggcagaaggaaagagagaagcctgagggggaagaggagaaacaaGAAGAGCAGCAGCAAGCTATACAGTTTCTGAAGCTGGTGGATGATAAGCTGACCACCCAAGAATTGACCCCAGTCAAGAAACCCAAGAGAGATGTGGACTTCTTCAAAAACAGAACCCACTCCTGTCCGTTCTGTGATCAGAACTTCACCTGCCCTGACAAGTTCCAGGAACATGTTGGCAAAGTGCACAAGAACCAGGCTCACTTTGATGAGTGTGACATTTGTCATGGCAAGTTCTATGGCAAGGAATACTTGCAGAGGCATCGTAAAACACACGGCAAAGCCATCTTGGAGACCTATCCCTGCGACCAGTGTTCAAAAGTCTTCCGACGCAAGTTTTCTTTGGAGACTCATCGTAAGGTGCACACATTCAAGAAGTTTTTGCCATGTGACATCTGCGGGGAGCAGTTTCGCTTCATCAACGAGGtggagaaacacaaatacaaagtgCACAAATATGATCGCATTCAGAATCTTTTTGAGTGCAACCTGTGCCGAGTGAAGTTTTCCACCTTGTCCCATCTAAATGTGCACTGCCGCCATACCCACAGGAATGGTGAGGGGAAACCCTTCAAGTGTTCCAAGTGTCTGACCGCCTTTGCCACCTGCACCGAACTGAAACAGCACATCTTCGGCAGCCATCAGTCCGGGCCCTGCACTGGCCAGCCCATCAAACAAGAGCTGGTAGACTCATACGAAGGCAGCCAGAAGGAAGGCGAGGAGGACCAGAATCATCCCCTGTACTCACAGGTCCAGACCATGGTCAAGGACTTTGTCAGTATACTGCCCCACAACCCCTCAGACCAAAGCCAGGACagtgaacaggtggtgaagacaGAGGGGCAGGAGAAGAGTCAGGAGGACTTAGGGGTGGAGACCTACAACCGTTTGACCCGCCAGAAGATGTCTCACCCAACCATGACCAAACGCTTTGTGTGCGAGACCTGCCACAAGTGCTTCGCCACCAAGTCTGATCTCCGCACCCACATCCGCACCCACACAGGAGAGACGCCCTACAAGTGTGATTACTGTGAGCGGGCCTTTAAACAGCGTGGGCATCGCAAGCTTCACATACAG gTGGCCCACACCAAGGAGATGCCCTATAAGTGTGAAATCTGCCACCAGGGGTACCCCACCCGCTACCGCTTCCTCATCCATCTCAAGCGGCACAGCGGCATCAAGGAGCACAAGTGCCCTTACTGCAACCGTGCCTACTACACCATGGGCAAACTCAACGAACATAAGCGCAAAAACCACAGCGAGGAAATGGCCGCTGAAGCcgcagagaaagatggagagtga